One Solibacillus sp. R5-41 DNA segment encodes these proteins:
- a CDS encoding alpha/beta family hydrolase yields MKATKIAVDTNDSLKQIEYTHIQTGSKNICFMFSGTGYTYDKPLLYYATMVMLENQFDVVQIHYSYQKELFEQSFEDITNIIMNDVNPVINNVLANFHYNEKIFLAKSLGTIPVISEIMKKEAFSESKMILLTPLLKLDRIYEKILNSNHVGLLVIGDKDPHYNSEQVEQLAQQTSFNIKVIQGANHSLDNEKYDTLTSISSLTKVMINLKEMIS; encoded by the coding sequence ATGAAGGCTACAAAAATTGCAGTAGATACAAATGATAGTCTTAAACAGATAGAGTATACACATATTCAAACAGGTTCTAAAAATATTTGCTTTATGTTTTCGGGTACTGGTTATACCTACGATAAACCCTTGCTTTATTACGCTACTATGGTAATGCTTGAAAATCAATTTGATGTTGTTCAAATCCACTATTCATATCAAAAAGAATTATTCGAACAATCTTTCGAAGATATAACTAATATCATTATGAATGATGTTAACCCTGTTATAAATAATGTTCTAGCTAATTTTCATTACAATGAAAAGATTTTCCTTGCGAAATCACTTGGAACAATACCTGTTATTAGTGAAATTATGAAAAAAGAAGCTTTTAGTGAGTCCAAAATGATATTACTTACCCCTTTGCTGAAACTCGATAGAATTTATGAAAAAATTTTAAACAGTAATCACGTAGGATTGTTAGTCATTGGTGATAAAGACCCTCATTATAACTCAGAACAAGTCGAACAATTGGCACAGCAAACCTCTTTTAACATTAAAGTAATACAGGGGGCAAACCATTCGTTAGATAATGAAAAGTATGACACACTAACCTCTATTTCCTCTTTAACGAAAGTGATGATAAATTTGAAGGAAATGATTAGTTAG
- a CDS encoding DUF4083 family protein: protein MFSFTLFIRMLLINSSARSNKSNKLEQKLDMLIEQNEKIISLLKERK, encoded by the coding sequence ATTTTTTCTTTTACTCTCTTTATAAGAATGTTGCTTATCAATTCTTCAGCGAGAAGTAATAAGTCTAATAAATTGGAACAAAAACTCGATATGCTAATAGAACAAAATGAAAAGATAATTTCATTATTAAAAGAGAGAAAATAG
- a CDS encoding DUF3885 domain-containing protein: MKIIELMGEHYKGLLLTPGIYHSLDLGIHIELGEDIYQINEDGKLNMKRFHTVYRQVAEIFPLLFKKKDDVIVVVNSYPSETNKIVYPNFFQRYVKVQQRKYSLRMHEFIWQFDEDDVFVQQMELFCKVSDLKLEYLLKTLIHEDFGSLNPRLRKKYCIYAPDIFFVNVRTKCIFHIYDDRGCEIMNTDVKLHKELVEYFKEWEIQVKV, encoded by the coding sequence ATGAAAATAATAGAATTAATGGGAGAACATTATAAAGGTTTATTGTTAACACCAGGTATTTATCATTCTTTGGATTTAGGAATCCACATTGAGTTAGGTGAGGATATTTATCAGATTAATGAAGATGGAAAACTTAATATGAAGAGATTTCACACCGTATATAGACAAGTAGCTGAAATTTTTCCTTTGTTGTTTAAAAAGAAGGATGACGTAATTGTTGTTGTTAATTCATATCCAAGTGAAACAAATAAAATCGTATATCCAAACTTTTTTCAACGTTATGTAAAAGTACAACAAAGAAAGTATTCATTACGCATGCACGAGTTTATTTGGCAATTTGATGAAGATGATGTTTTTGTTCAGCAAATGGAATTGTTCTGTAAAGTTTCAGATTTAAAATTAGAATACCTTCTAAAAACATTAATACATGAGGACTTTGGCTCTTTGAATCCTCGATTAAGAAAAAAGTATTGTATATATGCACCTGATATCTTCTTCGTAAATGTAAGGACGAAGTGTATTTTTCACATTTATGATGACAGAGGATGCGAAATTATGAATACTGATGTGAAATTACATAAAGAACTGGTTGAATACTTTAAAGAATGGGAAATTCAAGTGAAAGTTTAA
- a CDS encoding DUF5071 domain-containing protein has product MKNFEELLPRHKFDIDRVEMIKKMDRDKILPLLPNLLEWIQDMNWPVAPSVLELLLTFPEEIVPLVQDILSSDDDNWKWFILHFLVNKLPVESRIQFREYLTRVAETPAHNELAEELDEIAKKILETI; this is encoded by the coding sequence GTGAAAAACTTTGAGGAACTTTTGCCAAGACATAAATTTGATATCGATAGAGTAGAAATGATTAAAAAAATGGATAGAGATAAAATATTGCCCTTACTCCCTAACCTCCTCGAATGGATTCAAGATATGAATTGGCCAGTGGCACCAAGCGTATTGGAATTACTTTTAACTTTTCCAGAAGAAATTGTTCCACTTGTGCAAGATATATTATCTTCAGATGATGATAACTGGAAGTGGTTTATTCTACACTTTTTAGTTAATAAATTGCCAGTAGAGTCAAGAATCCAGTTTAGAGAGTATTTAACAAGAGTGGCTGAAACACCTGCACATAATGAACTTGCAGAAGAACTTGATGAAATCGCAAAAAAGATTTTGGAAACAATCTAA
- a CDS encoding IS110 family transposase encodes MHSKWNNKINQVTENTLVVGMDIAKRIHYACFVDERGRVIEKAFAVHQSKEGFENLYEKICQMMKEAKKTEVIIGIEPTGHYWMNLAYFLDQYGIPLVMVNPMHVKRSKELDDNLPTKNDKKDALVIARLLKDGRFSYPRILKEVEAELRIGSTLRLKLTEDLASIKNRIIRWLDRYFPEFTQVFPSFGKMALTALERTPMPQDIQGKTAEELVFFYRQVGGMRAPQLPKAKLLIEKASNSIGLTEGQKMAKHEIATLLRQFRLLETEIEAVNDQLTELAKTTMEYDLLASVPGLGDATIVDLLSEVGSFSLYENPRQLIKLAGLTLRENSSGQHKGQKHISKRGRKRLRHILFKVIVPLIRHNLAFKQLHEYYTTRNQNPLRGKQSMVVLCGKLLKILHGICKKKVYFNEQLMMKDLYCLGEAA; translated from the coding sequence ATGCATTCTAAATGGAATAACAAAATTAATCAAGTTACTGAAAATACACTGGTTGTCGGCATGGATATTGCTAAGCGTATTCATTACGCATGTTTTGTTGATGAACGCGGGCGAGTAATAGAAAAAGCTTTTGCGGTACATCAATCGAAAGAAGGTTTCGAAAATTTGTATGAAAAGATTTGTCAAATGATGAAGGAAGCTAAGAAAACTGAAGTAATAATAGGGATTGAGCCTACAGGCCACTACTGGATGAACTTAGCCTATTTCTTAGATCAATACGGAATCCCACTTGTCATGGTGAATCCAATGCACGTCAAACGTTCGAAAGAACTTGATGATAATTTGCCGACTAAGAATGATAAAAAAGATGCATTAGTCATCGCACGGTTATTGAAAGATGGACGCTTTAGCTATCCACGAATATTAAAAGAAGTAGAAGCTGAACTACGGATTGGTTCTACTCTTAGATTAAAGTTAACGGAAGATCTAGCAAGTATTAAAAATCGAATCATTCGTTGGCTCGATCGATATTTTCCTGAATTCACTCAAGTCTTTCCTTCTTTCGGAAAAATGGCACTTACTGCATTAGAAAGAACACCAATGCCACAGGACATTCAAGGGAAAACCGCGGAAGAACTTGTATTTTTCTACCGTCAGGTAGGGGGTATGAGAGCTCCACAACTACCAAAAGCTAAGCTACTCATTGAAAAGGCTTCAAACTCTATAGGACTGACAGAAGGACAAAAGATGGCCAAACATGAAATCGCCACACTCCTACGTCAGTTTCGCTTATTAGAAACTGAAATCGAAGCAGTGAATGACCAATTAACTGAATTGGCAAAGACAACGATGGAATATGACCTACTCGCGTCAGTACCAGGTTTAGGAGATGCGACAATTGTTGATCTACTTTCCGAAGTAGGGAGTTTTTCACTTTACGAAAATCCACGCCAACTCATTAAACTAGCGGGACTAACATTACGTGAAAACTCTTCTGGTCAACATAAGGGTCAAAAGCATATATCAAAACGTGGACGTAAGAGACTTAGACATATCCTTTTCAAAGTGATTGTTCCTTTGATTCGGCATAACCTAGCATTCAAACAACTTCACGAATACTACACCACAAGGAATCAGAATCCCTTACGGGGTAAGCAATCGATGGTAGTTCTCTGTGGTAAATTACTGAAAATATTACATGGTATTTGTAAAAAGAAAGTGTATTTTAACGAGCAACTTATGATGAAAGATCTCTACTGTCTTGGAGAGGCAGCGTAA
- a CDS encoding cysteine peptidase family C39 domain-containing protein, which yields MFIVRTVILWIIISTIINAYLMTLPVPVFRKRNYPANYLIQKINRIDFQKNTECAAFSTAYLLRHFGMEAEGEALFMHFPSKTRAGNVYPKGIRKMLRKKGFKTNYYKGNINTLKYEVSKGTPVIVFIKVQKDFNNLHFVSVVGYDKEYIYLSESLRHLVNCDDVHKSYNRKVPINEFKKLWNVKRIHMLLYSNTYIAVDARQS from the coding sequence ATGTTTATAGTTAGAACAGTTATTTTATGGATTATTATTTCAACTATTATTAATGCATATTTAATGACATTACCCGTCCCGGTTTTTCGAAAAAGAAATTATCCAGCTAACTATCTTATTCAAAAAATAAACCGAATAGATTTTCAAAAAAATACGGAATGTGCCGCATTTTCAACAGCGTATTTGCTGCGTCATTTTGGTATGGAGGCTGAGGGTGAAGCGTTATTTATGCATTTTCCTAGTAAAACGAGGGCAGGCAATGTATATCCAAAGGGAATCCGTAAAATGTTAAGAAAAAAGGGCTTTAAAACAAACTATTATAAAGGAAATATAAATACATTAAAGTACGAAGTTAGTAAAGGAACTCCCGTAATTGTTTTTATTAAAGTACAGAAGGATTTTAATAATTTGCATTTTGTCTCTGTTGTAGGCTATGACAAGGAGTATATTTACCTTTCAGAATCATTAAGGCATCTGGTGAATTGTGATGATGTTCACAAGAGCTATAATCGAAAAGTTCCGATTAATGAATTTAAGAAACTATGGAATGTAAAGAGAATTCATATGCTTCTTTATAGCAATACTTACATAGCCGTAGACGCCAGACAAAGCTAA
- a CDS encoding SMI1/KNR4 family protein, translating into MINQADRLWKRIIERGSNNGSNFKESLNLQSGASDEEFQLLEDTLGVLLPEEMKSFYRVYNGQVWVTGVNPFVRNLTLSPTSEIIDNWIFLQEEFDPDEDVEPDIEKELKSLLWNSKWIPIAVNGGGDYLCIDTDPSEAGVVGQILYFWHDWGNRSIEAKNIFEFVEICLNEEI; encoded by the coding sequence ATGATAAATCAAGCTGATCGGTTATGGAAACGTATTATTGAAAGAGGTTCAAATAATGGAAGTAACTTTAAAGAATCATTAAATCTTCAGTCGGGTGCAAGTGATGAAGAGTTTCAACTTCTTGAGGATACACTGGGTGTTTTACTGCCTGAAGAAATGAAGAGCTTTTACAGGGTATATAACGGACAAGTTTGGGTAACTGGGGTGAATCCATTTGTGAGAAATTTGACTCTATCACCTACTTCTGAAATTATAGATAATTGGATTTTTTTACAAGAAGAATTCGATCCAGATGAGGATGTAGAGCCAGATATTGAAAAAGAGCTTAAGTCACTTCTTTGGAATTCAAAATGGATTCCAATTGCAGTTAATGGTGGTGGTGATTATCTTTGCATTGATACAGATCCATCTGAAGCTGGGGTGGTAGGACAGATTTTATACTTTTGGCATGATTGGGGAAATCGTTCTATTGAGGCAAAGAATATCTTTGAATTCGTAGAGATTTGTTTAAATGAAGAAATTTAA
- a CDS encoding DUF3997 domain-containing protein produces MFKKHIFRYSFMVFFSLIMLIGCAGLADYSLELPGNYSIVRTSAHQVKVAPKISDSHWGSDVIPTKVTEVAWDDNYILAKQLGLVNDPKSSNGYQIPNNEDVHFWIIWIFMLKYIYRKNKNLILNKRKFTFET; encoded by the coding sequence TTGTTTAAAAAGCACATTTTTCGCTATTCGTTTATGGTGTTTTTTTCCTTGATAATGTTAATCGGTTGTGCGGGATTGGCAGATTATAGCTTAGAACTCCCTGGAAATTACTCAATTGTAAGAACATCTGCTCACCAAGTAAAGGTAGCACCAAAAATTAGTGATTCACATTGGGGAAGTGATGTTATTCCAACAAAAGTCACCGAGGTGGCTTGGGATGACAACTATATTCTTGCAAAGCAACTTGGTTTAGTAAACGACCCAAAAAGTAGTAATGGCTATCAGATTCCTAATAATGAAGATGTACATTTTTGGATAATATGGATTTTTATGTTAAAATATATTTATAGAAAAAATAAAAATCTAATTTTGAATAAGAGAAAATTCACATTTGAGACGTGA
- a CDS encoding IS110 family transposase, with the protein MNPVVGIDVAKDESEVQAFLEKGKPYGKSFSIKHNREELDKFIRFLGEIRSITASKPVVILESTGHYHTPIIQCLEENEILYILLNPIISYQAKKSSLRKVKTDAFDAYQLCVLYYKEEFEPYKMRGIQLLNLRNLSRQQEIVTNMYVEAKLQFHTILDQVFPEYKKVFGDLFSKVSLLILKEYPTSEKVLDYNEEELVNSIREYCPSRSALWAREKARKLIDSANQNPFQKVMYQSHLFNLNMYIDILFHYQGHLSELESQMISLASEIEEYKIIQSIPGIGEKIAATIISEIGEIDRFNHPKKLVAYAGIDPSVYSSGKFTATTNRITKRGSSRLRRSLYLAVLCGIRSSRNKKLKEFYDKKRSDGKPSKVALVACINKLLQWIYALLKRKEVFLDLA; encoded by the coding sequence ATGAACCCAGTAGTGGGTATTGATGTAGCTAAGGATGAAAGTGAAGTACAAGCTTTTTTAGAAAAGGGAAAGCCATATGGGAAAAGTTTTTCAATTAAGCATAATCGTGAAGAGTTAGACAAGTTTATAAGATTTTTAGGAGAGATTAGATCGATAACAGCGAGTAAGCCTGTTGTCATTTTGGAATCAACAGGTCATTATCATACACCGATTATTCAATGTTTAGAAGAAAATGAAATACTTTATATATTGTTAAATCCAATCATCTCTTACCAAGCAAAGAAGTCAAGCTTAAGAAAGGTAAAGACTGATGCCTTCGATGCCTATCAATTATGCGTTCTCTATTACAAAGAGGAATTTGAACCTTATAAAATGAGAGGGATTCAGCTTCTAAACCTTCGTAATCTATCGAGACAACAGGAGATTGTAACGAATATGTATGTGGAAGCTAAGCTGCAATTCCATACTATTTTAGATCAGGTTTTCCCTGAATATAAAAAAGTCTTTGGAGATCTTTTTTCTAAAGTATCTTTGTTGATATTGAAAGAATATCCAACGTCGGAGAAAGTTCTAGATTATAACGAGGAGGAACTGGTAAATAGTATACGTGAGTATTGTCCAAGTCGTTCTGCCCTATGGGCAAGGGAAAAGGCAAGAAAATTGATCGATTCAGCCAATCAAAATCCTTTTCAGAAGGTAATGTATCAAAGTCACTTGTTTAATCTGAATATGTATATTGATATCCTATTTCATTACCAAGGACACCTTTCGGAATTAGAGAGCCAAATGATATCCCTGGCAAGTGAAATAGAAGAATATAAGATTATCCAATCAATACCTGGAATCGGTGAAAAAATCGCTGCCACGATAATTTCTGAAATTGGGGAAATTGATCGGTTTAATCACCCTAAGAAATTGGTGGCCTATGCTGGAATTGATCCGAGTGTTTATTCTTCAGGAAAATTCACAGCGACAACGAATCGGATTACTAAACGTGGTTCCAGTAGGCTAAGGCGCAGTTTATACTTAGCTGTTTTGTGTGGAATAAGAAGCTCTAGAAATAAAAAACTCAAAGAGTTTTATGACAAGAAACGGTCAGATGGTAAACCTTCAAAAGTTGCGTTAGTTGCTTGTATTAATAAACTTCTTCAATGGATATATGCCTTATTAAAGAGAAAAGAAGTTTTCCTTGATTTAGCTTGA